A window of Paraburkholderia sp. ZP32-5 genomic DNA:
GCGCAGGTCTTCGAGCGTGTCGAGCGCGTTCTTCACGAGACCCGATACGCCGCCGTGATAGCCGGGTGTCGCGATGATCAACGCATCCGCGTGACGCACGGCTTCGACCAGTTCGAGCTGCTCGTCGGTACGCGCTGAGTGCTCCGGAGCGTAGTGCGGCAGGCTGTGCAAAAAGGCGCCGCCGAATAGGCGGGTGTGGGCGCCGGCGGCTTCGGCGCCGCGCAGCGCGAAAGCGAGCGCGCGCTCGGTCGACGACGCCGCGCGCGTCGTGCCGCCAATGCCGACAATCAGCGGCCGGCGGGAATGATCGGATCTGTTCAAGCGAATGCTCCTTCCTTCGATGGCGGCTCATCACATGGTCTGTCGCGCGGCGCGTAGCGAAGCTGCCATGCAGCGCTCGCGATACGGCGGCGCGCGCGTTGACCGCGGCGAACCGGACTTTGAAGTGTCATCTTAATGAGCGGCCGCCGCGGGACTAAGCGACTTTTTGTGATAACAATATAACCACGCCTCTGCGCCACTGCGCGCGCGTGCAAAGGCACAGTGCAAGCTCGCGCATGGAGATCCACATGAACGCGCGGTCGATAAGCATATGGCGAACCGTTGGTTGGGCGCCGGGCGAGCGACGGTTATGATGAATCCGTCTCCTCCATGACATCTCCTTTGACATGGGACTCGGCCTCGTTGCGTTAGTGACGAGGCCTTTTTTTCGTCGATCGTTTGGGGGCTTGCGAAGGCGCTGCTGTTTGCCGCCGTGGTGTCGCCGCGATGTCGTTGCCATGTCGTTGCGTCTAGCGGTGCGTGCCCGCATCAGCCAGCGTCGCATCACAATTGCGCCGCGTCTCGCATGCTACGATGCCCGCCTGGATTCCCGGCGAGATCGAGCAGACAATGGCAACCCTGTATGACATGCTCGGCGTGCCCGTGCACGCCACCGATGAAGAAATCAAGCGGGCTTACCGGAAAGCCGCGATGAAATGGCATCCGGACCGCAATCACGGCACCGAAGACATCGCGCGCGCGAAGTTTCAGGAAATCAAGGACGCTTACGCGATCCTCTCCGACGCCGAACAGCGCAAGGTCTACGACAAGGTGTACACCGAGCAGATGCGCGACTGGGAGGCGCAGCGCGCGCGCCGGCAGCGGACCCAGGCAAAGCGCGAGGCAGGGGCGCGCGCGGCCGACGAAGCGGCGTATGCGGAGATGGTGTCGATCGCGATCCGCTTCGCCGACCAGGGCCACAATCGCGACGTGCTGTTCGGCGTGCTGCTCGGACGGCAATGCGAACCGCGCCGCGCGGCGCAGATTGCGGACAGCGTCGCGGCGTTGCAAGCGGCGCGCCGCGAAGAAGCCGAGCTTGCGCGCAAGGCGCAGGACGCGAGCAAGCCGGCGAGGAACGCCGGCAAGAGCGGCGCGAAGAATGCGAAGGGCGCGAAGGCGGAGCCGGCCGCGCACGCAGCGACCGGATCGAGAGCCGGTCGGGCTGGTTCAGCTGATGCGGCCGCCAAAGCGGGCTCCGCTTCGGGGAACCCGCGGCAAACCACCCATCACGACGCGCCGCAATCCGCACGCGCGAACCATGCGAAGCGCGATGAACCCGCCGGCGATGGAAACCCGGCGAGTGCGCTCGGCAATCTCTGGTTCCAGTTTCTGAACAGCCTGAAGTTCTGACGGCTCGTCACGTACCTGTCCGCTCGCCAGACGATCGACTGGCTTACGCTTACACGCCCCAGCGGCCAACGAGCCACCAGTCTGCACTTATGAATATTGACAGGGTAACGTAAGACGTCTTTCACGCTGTTACACTGCACTTCGGCCATCATGCGCTATGCTTCGTGCCCGTGAATCGAGATTCCTGGCGCGAACTCCCGTGGCGCAAAAAATGGTGACGCCGTCGTGTCACGGGAGCGCAAGACTGGCGCGGCAAAATGCGATCCAGAAGCCAATAAAAACAAGGTACGGGGAAAGCGTTGACCAGAAAATATAAGGTGCTGTTTCTTTGCCGGGACAATTCGATTCGCAGCATCATGGCCGAAGCGTTGCTGCATGAACTGGCGGGACACCGTTTTGACGCGTTCAGTGCGGGTCCGGAGCCATCCGCGCGAATTCATCCGCTGGCCGCCGCGCAATTGCAGCCCGGCATTTCAGGCCGCGCGATGCTGAGCCCGAAAAGCTGGCTCGAATTTACCGGTGAATGGGCGCCGCACATGGACATCGTCATCGCGCTCGATGAGTCCGTGGGTGGGCATCATGCGCCGGCATTTCCGGGCGAACCGTTATTTCTCGACTGGATGATTGCGGATCCGCTCGTGGGTAACGCGCGCGATGACGAACAGGCGCGTCTTTTCGACAAGACTTTCTGGCAGATCGTGCGGCAGGTCAGCGCGTTTATCGAATTGCCGCAATACGCGGCGAACGCCACGAGCGGCACAAAGCCGGTGCGCGGCGGCGCGACTCATTTCGGCGCCAGCGTGGTTTCGCCCGCATCGTAAAGCGGGGCCGAGTTTAGCGGCTAGTCTGACGAGCGAGCGGCGTTCCGGCG
This region includes:
- a CDS encoding arsenate-mycothiol transferase ArsC, which translates into the protein MTRKYKVLFLCRDNSIRSIMAEALLHELAGHRFDAFSAGPEPSARIHPLAAAQLQPGISGRAMLSPKSWLEFTGEWAPHMDIVIALDESVGGHHAPAFPGEPLFLDWMIADPLVGNARDDEQARLFDKTFWQIVRQVSAFIELPQYAANATSGTKPVRGGATHFGASVVSPAS
- a CDS encoding J domain-containing protein is translated as MATLYDMLGVPVHATDEEIKRAYRKAAMKWHPDRNHGTEDIARAKFQEIKDAYAILSDAEQRKVYDKVYTEQMRDWEAQRARRQRTQAKREAGARAADEAAYAEMVSIAIRFADQGHNRDVLFGVLLGRQCEPRRAAQIADSVAALQAARREEAELARKAQDASKPARNAGKSGAKNAKGAKAEPAAHAATGSRAGRAGSADAAAKAGSASGNPRQTTHHDAPQSARANHAKRDEPAGDGNPASALGNLWFQFLNSLKF